Part of the Salinimonas iocasae genome, TGATACTACCGCCAAGAAGAGTTAGCCATGAAGTTTGATGTAAATAAACTAAAAGAGCTGAACGACCTGGATTTCGAACAGGTTGCTATCTGGCCCAGGGAAGTAAAAATTGTCGTTGCCGTATTTGTGGCAATCATTATAGCGGGTATCAGTTACTGGTTTGTGGTTAAGCCAAAACTGCCCGTGCTGGAAGCTGCTCAGAAAAAAGAAGCCGAACTTAAAATGCAGTTCGAGGCAAAATACCGGATTGCGGTTAACCTTGATGCTTACGAAGAGCAGTTGGCAAAAATAAAACAGGATTTCTCATCAATGCTACGTTCGCTGCCCACCAGCAACGAAACGCCGGGTTTGCTGGACGATGTTACTTATGTCGGCACCTCATCAGGCTTGACGTTTAAAGTATTGAACTGGCAGCAGGAAATTCCAAAAGAATTCTACACTGAGCTTCCTATTGAGATGGAAGTCAGCGGCGATTATCACAGCTTTGGCCAGTTTGCCTCAAAAGTGGCTGACCTACCGCGTATCGTAACACTGCATAATTTCCGTCTTGAGCAACAAGATGAACGGCTGCAACTGCGTTTGCAGGCAAAAACCTACCGTACCGCACTTACCGGTGTTCAGGAGACAGAAAATGAAGCTGAGTAACGTCATTTTTCCGACACTTTGTATTGGCCTGCTATCTGCATGTGCGCCCCAAATGGATGATTTAACGGCATATACCAATAAGGTGAAGCAAAACACTCAGGTGTATATCGAACCTTATCCGGAGTTTTCATCGCAACCAGCGTTTCAGTATGACTCAACCGATCGTAGAAGCCCATTCAAGCGACCCGTTGACAGAAGTGAGCCACTGGTTGCCAAAACGCAGTCAAATTGTCTGCAGCCAGATTATGATCGTCGCAAAGAGTCGTTAGAACAGTACGGGCTCGATGCGCTGGCATATACTGGCAGCTTTAAAAGTAAAGGGACTGAATGGGTATTATTCAAAACAGCGGATGGATCGTTGTTAAAAGGTACCCGGGGCAGTCGAATCGGCTTATTTTACGGCACGATAAAGTCTATTAACCGCCAGTCTGTAAAAATAGAACAGTTGCTTCCCGACGGTGCGGGATGTTGGCAAAGGGAAGAAACCACGTTGTCGCTGAACTCGACAGCAGGAGAGAATAATAATGTCTGAGCGATATATTTTTAATAAACGGTTAAACAGTACGCATCGCAGAAAGTGGATGCTATTCACAGGTCTGATGGCGTTTTTCTTCGTGATGAACGGCATGCCGCTGGCCGGTGCGCAGGAACAGCCCGTTTTACTTGATCCGTATGAAGAAAACGAAGCGGGTTTTAACAATATTCTGACCAACATCGATTTTACCCGCGCTAAAAATAATACGGCCGTTACACTGGTATCTTTTGAGAACGACAATGTCAGCCCGCAATTGGTTGAATCTCAGGGACAGCTTACTGTTACATTGCCTGGTGTAGCGCTGGCAGAGGAGCAGTTTGTTGAACTGGATGTCACGCAGTTTGGCACTGCGGTTACCCATATAGAAAGCTTTCAGGATGAAGAGTCAGCGCGCTTAGTGATTGACTATGTTGACCCGGTATTTGCCCGCCACACCATGACCGATGAAGGGCTGCGCATCGAAATTGAACCGATGAGCGAAGAAGAGCAGGAAGCGTTAAACGAGAAATCAAAGTATACCGGTAAACCTATCTCGCTGGATTTTCAGGATGTTCCTGTGCGTCAGGTTCTGCAGATTATTGCACAGGTTAATGACTTTAACCTGGTTACTACCGACACCGTAACCGGCAATGTCACCATTCAGCTTTCCGGCGTGCCATGGGATCAGGCGCTTGATATGATTTTACGTATCAAAGGTCTGGATAAGCGTCTTGACGGTAACATCTTACTGGTCGCACCGTCTGAAGAGCTGGCGGCTCGCGAGACACAACAGCTTCAGTCTGAGCAACAGGTCAAAGAACTGGCGCCGATGCAAACTGCAAATATCACCGTTAACTATGCAAAAGCACAGGAAATGGCGGCTATCCTTAAATCTGAACAAGGTGGCATTTTAAGTGAACGTGGCTCGGTCAGTGTTGATGAGCGTACTAATACCTTGCTGGTCAGAGACACTCAGGAGTCTATTGATCAGGCACGGGCTACCGTAAATGCGCTGGATATTCCGGTGAAGCAGGTACTCATTGAGTCACGCATGGTAACGGTGCGTGACAATGTGGGTGAAGAGCTGGGTGTTCGCTGGGGAATCACAGACCGAGGCTCTGATGCCGCCGTGTCCGGCTCGCTTGAAGGTGCTGACACTGCTGCCGGTGGTGTTCTGCCCAGTATTGATAATCGCCTGAATGTTAATTTGCCAGTTGCTGCTGCAGGTGCCGGGCGCATCGGATTTCAGGTTGCCAGCCTGGTAGATGGTACGATTCTGGACCTTGAGCTGTCTGCACTGGAGTCTGAAAACAAAGGTGAAATCATTGCCAGCCCGCGCATCACGGTAGCTAACCAACGTGAAGCATACATCGAGCAGGGTACTGAAATACCCTACGTACAGGCAACGTCATCGGGTGCCACGTCTGTCGAGTTCAAGAAAGCCGTATTAAGCTTAAAAGTGACTCCTCATATTACGCCTGATAACCGGGTCATTCTGGACCTTGTGGTCACTCAGGATACGCGTGGCGAAACCGTTTCGACCTCTACGGGCCCTGCGGTAGCCATAGATACACAGGAAATAAAAACCCAGGTTCTGGTGGAAAATGGCGAAACTGTCGTACTAGGGGGTATTTTCCAGCAACTTAATACTGATGATATCTCGAAAGTGCCGTTATTCGGCGACCTGCCGGTCGTAGGCAATCTGTTTAAGAAAAGCTCTGAGATTTATCAGAAACGTGAACTACTCATCTTTGTGACGCCTAAAATTGTGACAGAGACGCTTTAAAACGCGATAATGATGAAAAAGGCGTCGCAAGACGCCTTTTTTTGTGAATAAACGTTCTCTAACCCGCTGTTTTTCAAGCCTGCCGATTAAAACAACAACAAAACTTGCATCAGGACAGATGAAACTGAGATAATCCCGCTCTCGAAAATTAAGCGAGGTTCTAGAGTGGTGCTTATAAATCGAGATTTTGAGCACGCGTAAATGGGTAGGCTGAGAAGGTAAGAGACGCGCCGCCCTTAACATAATGAAAGTTGTGATATAAGCAAATATGGCTGAAAAACGTAATATCTTTTTGGTTGGCCCAATGGGTGCTGGCAAAAGTACCATTGGCAGACATCTGGCAGACGAACTTCACCTTGAATTTTTTGACTCAGATCAGGAAATCGAACGCCGCACTGGCGCTGACATTGCGTGGATTTTTGATTTAGAGGGTGAAGATGGCTTTCGCAAGCGCGAAGAAAACGTCATTTACGATCTTACCGACAAGCAAGGTATTGTGCTGGCAACCGGTGGCGGTTCAGTGATGAATAAAGACGTTCGTAACCGTCTTTCTGCACGGGGTATCGTTGTATATCTGCAGACCACTATTGATAAACAGGTTGCCCGTACTCAGCGTGATAAACGCAGACCGCTACTTCAGCATGGCGAGCCTGAGACTGTACTTCGCGAGTTAGCCGAAGTGCGCAATCCGCTTTATGAAGAAGTCGCGGATTATGTTATCGATACCGATGACCAGTCTGCTCGTGCAGTAGCTAACCAGATTGTCAGTAAAATTGATTTGTTTTAATTAACATCAGGAGTTGCGCTCATGTCGACGTTAACAGTGGATTTAAACGAGCGTAGTTATCCCATTGAGATAAAAGCCGGTCTACTTACGCAGGCTGGCTTTTTTATGCCTTATATAAAAGGGCCAATGGCGGTTATCGTGACTAACGAAACCGTAGCGCCGTTATATCTGAATGATGTCATCGCTGCCTGTGGCAATAAGCAAGTCGAAACCATTATTATCCCCGATGGTGAGCAGTATAAGTCACTTGCGCAGTATGAACGCATAATGACCCGTTTGCTTGAGCTTAATGCCGCTCGCGATACGACCCTTATAGCATTAGGTGGCGGTGTAGTTGGTGACTTATGTGGCTTTGTCGCCAGTACTTATCAGCGTGGCGTGCCTTTCATTCAGGTACCCACTACCCTGTTATCACAGGTAGACTCATCGGTAGGGGGAAAAACCGCCGTCAATCACCCGTTGGGTAAAAATATGATTGGCGCATTTTACCAGCCGGTACTGGTTGCGATAGATGTCAACACACTGCAAAGCCTGCCTTCAAGGGAGTTCGCCGCAGGTATGGCTGAGGTGATCAAATACGGCATTATTTATGATGCTGACTTTTTCTCACATCTTGAGCAAACAGTGTCAGCCCTCCAAGCATTAGATGAAAAAGCGCTAATTGATGTTATCTACCGCTGTTGTGCGATTAAAGCAGAGGTTGTCGCCCAGGATGAGCGTGAAGGCGGATTACGTGCCATTTTGAACCTGGGGCATACGTTTGGCCATGCTATCGAAGCGGAGCAGGGATATGGTAACTGGCTCCACGGCGAGGCTGTTGCAGCTGGAATGGTAATGGCCTGTCAGGCGGCTGAGAAACTGGACTGGCTAAACACCGCGCAAACTGCGCGTGTTAAGCAGTTAATCAGTGCGTTTTCATTGCCGGTAAACGGGCCCGATTCAATGACAATTGATGCGTATCTGCCACATATGCGTAGAGATAAAAAAGTAGAAGCCGGACAGCTTCGCTTTGTCATTCCTACAACTATCGGAAAGGCAGTAGTGACGCAACAGGTCACTGAGCAAATGCTGACAGACATACTGGGCCGTTGATCATAATCAGTAATATCGCTATTTACTGAGTGCGAGTACAGGCTGTGAAAATCTGGCAGTTATTGATGGGCAAGTCTTT contains:
- a CDS encoding type IV pilus secretin PilQ, producing MSERYIFNKRLNSTHRRKWMLFTGLMAFFFVMNGMPLAGAQEQPVLLDPYEENEAGFNNILTNIDFTRAKNNTAVTLVSFENDNVSPQLVESQGQLTVTLPGVALAEEQFVELDVTQFGTAVTHIESFQDEESARLVIDYVDPVFARHTMTDEGLRIEIEPMSEEEQEALNEKSKYTGKPISLDFQDVPVRQVLQIIAQVNDFNLVTTDTVTGNVTIQLSGVPWDQALDMILRIKGLDKRLDGNILLVAPSEELAARETQQLQSEQQVKELAPMQTANITVNYAKAQEMAAILKSEQGGILSERGSVSVDERTNTLLVRDTQESIDQARATVNALDIPVKQVLIESRMVTVRDNVGEELGVRWGITDRGSDAAVSGSLEGADTAAGGVLPSIDNRLNVNLPVAAAGAGRIGFQVASLVDGTILDLELSALESENKGEIIASPRITVANQREAYIEQGTEIPYVQATSSGATSVEFKKAVLSLKVTPHITPDNRVILDLVVTQDTRGETVSTSTGPAVAIDTQEIKTQVLVENGETVVLGGIFQQLNTDDISKVPLFGDLPVVGNLFKKSSEIYQKRELLIFVTPKIVTETL
- a CDS encoding type IV pilus inner membrane component PilO — protein: MKFDVNKLKELNDLDFEQVAIWPREVKIVVAVFVAIIIAGISYWFVVKPKLPVLEAAQKKEAELKMQFEAKYRIAVNLDAYEEQLAKIKQDFSSMLRSLPTSNETPGLLDDVTYVGTSSGLTFKVLNWQQEIPKEFYTELPIEMEVSGDYHSFGQFASKVADLPRIVTLHNFRLEQQDERLQLRLQAKTYRTALTGVQETENEAE
- a CDS encoding pilus assembly protein PilP, whose protein sequence is MKLSNVIFPTLCIGLLSACAPQMDDLTAYTNKVKQNTQVYIEPYPEFSSQPAFQYDSTDRRSPFKRPVDRSEPLVAKTQSNCLQPDYDRRKESLEQYGLDALAYTGSFKSKGTEWVLFKTADGSLLKGTRGSRIGLFYGTIKSINRQSVKIEQLLPDGAGCWQREETTLSLNSTAGENNNV
- the aroK gene encoding shikimate kinase AroK, with amino-acid sequence MAEKRNIFLVGPMGAGKSTIGRHLADELHLEFFDSDQEIERRTGADIAWIFDLEGEDGFRKREENVIYDLTDKQGIVLATGGGSVMNKDVRNRLSARGIVVYLQTTIDKQVARTQRDKRRPLLQHGEPETVLRELAEVRNPLYEEVADYVIDTDDQSARAVANQIVSKIDLF
- the aroB gene encoding 3-dehydroquinate synthase, giving the protein MSTLTVDLNERSYPIEIKAGLLTQAGFFMPYIKGPMAVIVTNETVAPLYLNDVIAACGNKQVETIIIPDGEQYKSLAQYERIMTRLLELNAARDTTLIALGGGVVGDLCGFVASTYQRGVPFIQVPTTLLSQVDSSVGGKTAVNHPLGKNMIGAFYQPVLVAIDVNTLQSLPSREFAAGMAEVIKYGIIYDADFFSHLEQTVSALQALDEKALIDVIYRCCAIKAEVVAQDEREGGLRAILNLGHTFGHAIEAEQGYGNWLHGEAVAAGMVMACQAAEKLDWLNTAQTARVKQLISAFSLPVNGPDSMTIDAYLPHMRRDKKVEAGQLRFVIPTTIGKAVVTQQVTEQMLTDILGR